ttcgagttcgaaatcactcactcgactattaagcctacgggctacattacttcgagtttgaaatcactcactcgactattaagcctacgggctatattacttcgagttaaaaatcactcacttgactattaagcctatgggttacattacttcgagttcgaaatcactcactcgactattaagcctacgggctacattacttcgatttcgaaatcactcactcgactactaagcctacgggctacaatacttcaagttcaaaatcattaagcctacgggctacattacttcgagtttgaaaacGTTCACTCGGATATAAAGGCTACAAAGtccgaattcgatcaaattgcctaaagccttatgaaaacattcataaggcatgaataaaatgaAACCTTCACAAGACAAAAAATAAAACAGAGGAAAGacgggaaaagaaaagatatttgtatatatttctAGGATTGTTTATATGATTGTTTGCAACATCCGAAATAGAAAGTAAGggactaagtttcttggttatccctGGGGACGGTCTCTTCTCCATcaggctcctccccgctctcggacccgctcttgctcctatcatcgtcatcatcggaagccaaggcttcaatATCTGCTTCGAGCTCCTTAgctctttttatctcttcagtgaggtcgaaacctcgagcgtggatctcctcgagggtctccctccgagatcggcacttagcaagctTAGATACCCAATGTGATCGAGTGTTggtggtctcggctgcctctcttgcttgtacctgagcaacttcagcatcggcccgataaacggccacgaatgcatccgtatcggcctttgccttttcggtgtCAGATTTAGCCTTAGCGAGTTATGAGGCCAACCGAgtctcgagctcctctattcttcttacttgaaccgagcttttctccttcatactttgaaactggttttcggccgatggcaattgggctcgagcagcctctttctctgcagcaaagtgatccatactttctttccacttcaaggactccgcttttatcacatcaacctcctcacggagtttcccgatcatctcaattttctgctgcaCCTATGAGACCGAAAAATTAGACATCATTCTGGTATCGAGCctataggcttttaaaagtagcattacctgctcagacagatCGGTATGATCTTGGTGatccttggccaactcagctcggaggtctttgatttcctctcccatttgccctaagaggagtttaagggtgttcctctcctccgtgactCGTTAAAGATCGGTCTCGAACCGatgcagctcagctcgagaccgagaacatgcttctcgattaACCGCCACAGCCTGCgaagaaggaagaaaagaagttaggaaAGAATAGCAAAACatgaaaaataatatcaacaaagaGAGTTAagagcttacccgattcagagctagTTGCACTTCACAGAGAAGGTCTGACACATCACTAGGGCTAGCAGCATCCTCGACCCCGGTAAACAGATCACGGAAagggtcctccccttcatgagacGGCTCATCTCGAGGTCCCCAAAGATTGGGCTTCCCGAATAGCCCCTTCGGAAAAGGTAGGGAGAGTGGGCGAATCTCCAATTACTATTTCCCCATgcgactcgcttggggcgttTTTCTTAGTTTGGAGAGCTTCAGGACCGGTCCCTTCTGATGTACCCATcgtttgttgacttcggtaggaagcatcctcgatctttaatgactcggggactttgcctgAACCTTCCTCCGATATCTCCTCGGTTCAAGGCGGAGCCTTATGAATCACCGTCGATTCAGCCGCCTTTGGGGCATCAGTGCTTTTCTTCATTCGAGTCGCCAGCGCGGACCcgtccttttcttcttcttcttcttcgtcttcatcccttagacgcagaactgattctacggtcaaaggaatggtattcttcttcggcttacgagctatcctcttctttggttttggatcttcgggaatgaaggcccttttcctcttattatccttCAATGGCCTTGGAATGGacgccgaagcctcttcctcgacggacgagggcctcaaaaccgcatctttgcccacacctacatacgAGAAAATTTATTGAAGTATATGGAAAGTATCTCGTTCGAACTACTAAAAATACGAGAAAGggacttaccatgatttttggcctcccatcggccctttgacaaatcaagccatgagcgctcggagtatgtggaggtcgaagctagatttcgtacccagttcttgagatcaggAACTGCgccgggcatccaaggaaccgctgcatcacaaaaaggggggatatcggtgagaaaagaaTTAAAAGGGCAAAATAGAAGGAAataacagcagaattacacttacgcttcatgttccactcctcgggaaaatgcatcttttcagtcggaatcaggtccgaagtccttactcgaacgaacctgcccatccagcctcgatccctgtcctcgtctatgctcgagaacagagccttggtagcccgacgctaaAGTTTTatcaaccctcctcgaaaaaggcgaggacaGTACAAtcagatgagatggtcgagggtgaatgACATCCCCTTGATTTTGTCCACAAAGTATcgaatcaaaataacgatccgccaaaaagaaggatggacctggcctagggttatttgttATTGACGGCAGAAGCCAATAATAACagaatcgaggggacctaacatgaaagggtaagtatacacacttaaataccctttcacgtaagtggtgatatcttcgacagaagacgggattactatttctttgttctcccaattgcaatctttctttagcgtTTTGAGGTGCCTCttggttatcgaacacatgtaccttgATACTGGCTCACATTGGCcgggaaccgacgagcctttatcgaccttaaaatcagaggtaagaacacacgccccaggaatgcactcctcaggccgtggctctACCGGTGTTTCGTCGGCGGcagactgtgaagatgaagctttctatttctgaggaatggtttgtgattttttgccatttttgaatttaaaggtcgggaatagaagaaagtgacaaagatttggtagttTTGAAGAAGGACTTTTGCAGAGAGGAATCATAGATCTGCGAATAAACTCAGAGGGTAcgaaaaagaacttggaaaatttggaagattgaagatgtaaaagtgataaatgacaaaaggaagggttatttatagattAAGGCAATGgaggttcaatatcagcggtggccgaccaccgtctaacATGCATTAAGTGTCTTGAaaaactaaaccgacgggacaactatcacgtgcgtcatgatcgagcccaatgtGAACATCAGCTTATATCTGATTGAGCCGTTgtgaaatcatatcgtttctcgctacatccttcccgagaaacgaggggactatctgtatacggtaaaaaccgATTAGTCCTTCATACGAACTGGTTTAAATGGTAATACACTGGATCGGAGAAGCATCTTCATAGTATCAGATTGAGGTCCGAATTcaggtcaccaagcttcgagcccgaaggatcgatcaatgtcgagctcgatgttattatcaagctcgaatccaagtcgaactatgatgcaaagtaaagttatcgagcttatgatttaGAGACCAACCAACACTGACCTCGAATCGATACagggatccgagtcagaatcgtgctcgagtcaagatcgagagctcgagtcaagaccgaaaactcgagttAATATcaagctcatagacaagagccgttgcaatcccactaaaggagagaatcctgacaggaattatggaaaaactaatttatcatgggtttcccactatgtatttttaattatatctaaaagtaggatcctccactataaagaggatggctacatttctgtaaatGGACAGttctttgcttacattgtaattcaagcaccatatactcctatattgaagagttattcttttaaacttcataaattgattcatcttgcttagtcctaaaaatcatcttctttccaaccttgtttattttgcattctttgcaatctgtgtttgatatttctatttattcttACGATTTATATTaacctataccacatatccttagaactacatacaaattaaactctatccatttttcgggtaaacacgcTTAGCTTTGATACAGATACATTCTACTTCCTTAGGCGATTGACTATTGCAAGTCTTTGATGGAGAGCCAACCTAAGAATGAACTGATGCCCTGGTATATTGTCAGATCCCAACTCTAACCTTTTATGGGGCTTTTTAGTACAATGGTAAGGCTGAGCTATAGACTTTCTTATTGTTGATTTTTTCCTTCTTACAATAATCATTGAAGTTTGCAAAGTTATTCATTAACAAACCATTTCCTCTTATCGACTATCTTCCTAACAAGCCAACAAGCTTTTTTAGGGGTTTGTATTGTGATGAAATTATTCTTCTTGATGTAAAAGTCTTGAATCCACGTGACCCATAGAAGTTGTGAATCCACTTGCCTTTAGTCCAGATGCATCAGATAAATGATTGAAAGCCTGTAACATCAGCTGCAGTAAAGTTTTGTCTGACCTGCAACACATGATTTAATCGCTGCAAAGCATATATGAGTTACCTTCATCTTGGCACACCTCGGATGATAATTAAAGACTGGAATTTGCGCAAGAGAATTCAAGCTTCTGTTTAGCTACTTCATTGCCAACACAAAAACATAGCACGACATTGTATCTTCTTGTCGCAATCCTTTTTTTGCGTGAAATTTATTAGTCAAACCCCCCATTAAGCAATAAGGAGTAACTCACAGTAGTGACATATTGCATTATCAACTGTACAAACTTGTTAGGGATACCAAACTCCAACAACACCATCCTCAAAAGAAATTTCAAAAATTGTTTGCAAGTTAAAGTTTTTAAATGAGCAAATTCAATTTACTTTCTCTATTCCATTTTATGTAATGTTTTTCATCTTTAATATGgtaaaaaatttaaaactttatgCTTGATCAATTAACTCAATCACATAAAATAAGACGGATTGAGTATTAAGCTAGATTAAATTATTGGTCCTGTCGGAAGATGTAGCAAAGGCAAAAGCTCATTATAAATGTAGCTGGCAGAAGATGTAGCAAAAATAATTTTGGGATAATAATTTAGTACCGCCTTATCCTTTGCTTGGTTACTAATTCTCGGATAATTTATTTCAAGATTAAAAATAATACTGGAATAACTTATACTTGTGAGATTGTGAAATTATAATCCCAGGATAAGTTGTCGTAGGATAAATCAGTAAAATTAACAGCCTCAtgattaatacaacataccaaacagtcAATAAGAAATAATATCAGGTTAACTAAATCCCAACATAATTAATTTCAGTATAACTaagagcctgtttggccaagcatTTGGGAGGCCAAAAgtcaaaaagtactttttgataaatttaaggtgtttggccaagatgaaaaagtacttttaagcaACAGGAGAAGCATTTTTTCTACTTTTGAGGAGAAGCTACAAATTCTAGCTTCTTGCAAGAAGCAGAaacagaaaattaatttattcaagacaaaaataattttataatatatttatatgtttgAAACTATCTCtcataaatttaaaaattttcttttccttttcctttttaattCTATTATATAAttcttctctttttattttaatcttacttttattctctttctcctattcctaaaagtagattttaaatttatattgaataatgtattttgatatatttaaattattatataaataataagtAATTTCAAATACTCAATGTTATTGCTTTGGaataactatattttatattgattgaaatttttaatttatatttttactttacattatatattttaattgaacttttttataataaatatttaaatttttttagatAATACTAATTGCAAACTGAATCTTTACTGTCATTTTACGTGATTTgatacttaaaaatatttttttaaaagattGGTCAAATAAAATGAACTTGTAAAAAGTACTCCTCAAAtaaattggccaaacacaaaatgttattttacaaaagtattttttcAAACTTGGCTAAATGAACTCCAATCCCAACATAACTAATTGCGCCGTAACTTGTCTTTCAACCAAATGACGCGTTCCTGTACCAAAAAGAAAGGCCAAAGCTCATTAGCGATAATATTGCCAAATATGGCTATACAGAAAGAGGGCACACAAAATTCATCATCCTAATAAAGCTGACGTGGAAGTCCCCAGCAGAAAAAGCAGCGGAAGAAGGGGGGACAAGTAGGACCCAAAAAGTGAAAAATATTTGACATGTCAAATCTCCAACCTACGTGTCCCCAAATTTTAGCACTATCCTCATCTTCCGGGACACATCTAATTCAATCATGTGGAGTTTGAATGCACGCACGTGCTTCTTTGTTACTCCGAAAACAATACCGCGTTATCTAAACACGTCCTTTTGACCCACGTTTTATTTTTATACTCCTACTTCACAGTTCACTCTACAAACATATATATAGACTCCAAATGCTAATCCTATTATCATATTGTACTTCCAAAACCAAAACACATTCTATTTTTGAAAACCAACAGCTAACAGATCAATAAACCCCATTAAATTTTCTTGAAATTGAGAATTAATAATATGGTGAAGCCCACAAAATCATCTGACGAtatctcatcatcttcttcttcttcgtcctTAAAGTACAAAGGAGTGCGTAAGagaaaatggggaaaatgggttTCTGAAGTTAGACTACCTAACAGCAGGGAAAGAATTTGGTTGGGTTCTTATGATACAGCAGAAAAAGCTGCTCGGGCATTCGACGCTGCCCAATTTTGCTTGCGTGGCGAAGCGGCAAAACTTAATTTCCCGGATAATCCGCCGGATATTTTGAATGGGAGGTCTATGAGCGCCGCCGAAATTCAGATGGCAGCAGCCCGGTTTGCCAACTCGGATCCGGAGCCCCAGGAAAGCATTTCGGGTCCGACGGATAGTTCGGGTCTTTCTTATTCTTCTTTATCGTCGTCTTCTGAATTGCTACACGCAGAGTCGCCATCTACGTCGATTTCGGATGGGATGGTCCAACCGGATGGTGAATTGACCGAAATGCTTCTTGATTCTAAATTTTTGGACCTGTTTTTCTCGTTAGGAACTGCCAATAACGAGTATGATTTTGGGACTTTCTCGGAATTTAGCGATCTCACGGGTGACCATTTTTTACCAGCGTTGACCGATATGGACTCTGAGAAAGAGAACTATGATGGCTGCTCTTTACATGGATCTTTCCTTTGGAACTTTTGAGAGCTTCAAAATTTTCGGGACAAACTCACAATTCTAGAAATTTTTTGCAGCTAGAATTGGTGGCTCTTTCGTCTTTTTCATATTTAGGACATACTCCTACTTTTCTTCCTTTGTTTTTTCCAGTTCTATAGCCATCAACATTGTATAACCTGTTGACTCGTGTGGATTCCTTTTTGTGGTACATATATAAAATTATACTAAATTCACGAGTATTTACTCATAAAAcggtacaattaaatttatacgtgatttatgCACAAGTGAattgatttgatcttaaaatgataaataaatcaaataagaatgtaagacttagcgtagaaatcgagataagacagtAGAGAGCTTGgttccgggagcagagcttccgaaTGCAGTAATAACAATAGTAAGAAGCAAGAAAATAAAGTGGTATTGAGCTTTGAAAGGtatatagcataagtttgtcagaaaattcgtgtccttacgATAGTTGTTGGAATCCTTATTTATAGTggtacctagggaacaaggtcttaGGATCAAGTCactcttaaatgataattatggGGGCCAAtaaagaatgtgtaacggcagaCTATGAATGTCATATTCTCTATAACGGATTATCTATTTAATACTGcataatattcttcattgaatacTATCGGGTGACAGGTATTCATCTGTCTTCATGAGCAACATTTCCTCCGGGGGCtacccgaacacgcgtcatcccacgattcagcaatACTTTCGCTGGTTCTCGAGGTAATTATTGCCACGATTTTAGCCgtctattcctttacttatactcTTCCATCTTCTCTCTTATACTTCATAATTTTTTTAACTCTCTCAAACTTTCTTTACTTTTAGCCTCCTTCTTCAAAGAAACCCCTACTTCCTTCTGCTAACCATGGCCTCCTCTTCCAGAAACTctagttcttcaaagaacaaagaaaataatGATGATACTTCTCCTCCTACGATGAGTACCATTATTCCCAAAAAGCTTACCACAACtaaggacttcgaagagaagttCCCTTCCGCTAACTCCCGCACATGGGTAACTGTGGTTGCCATGACTTGAACATCATTGTTCCTGACCTAGCGGAGCGGGTAACCTTCCCCTTTTACGTACGTTTACACGTACCCCTTCACTTTCGTTTTTATTGAGCGGGGGACTTGACTCCGTAATCTTGGAGTTCTGCCTCCACTATCATGTTTTTTTGGGCTCAGGTGAGCCCTTCTGTGTGGTGGACGGTAGCTTGTCTTCAGCGGTTATGCcaggaaatgggagaagaactCTCCCTGGCTCGattgatgaacctttattcccccaagtttttccgtgggggaatgataaacttcaGCAAACGTGGTCATCATGCTTTGCTTACCAGCATATATGATGATAATGACCGTGGCTGGATGGAGCGGTTCATTATAGTTGCCACCAGGGACATCATCCTGGCCACAACTCCATTCTTTCTTGAATCATGGAATCGTACCCATAAGTTCAATGTCTATCCTTTCTTCTGGTTAAAGGTTATTTCCTGTTATTGCTGGCCCTTCTTTTTCCATCatttcagcaactcggtggacaccacAAACGGTTGAAGGTTTGGATCAGTGGGTCCAGAATATTTTGGATGTTACCACGCCTCAGACCCGCAGGTGGAAATAACTGACCctcaaatacgggtggaaggctaAAAATCATGATAAGTTGATTCTTGAATTTATCTTGTTCTTTATCCCACATATAAGAAAACTAGCTAACTTCTCTTTTTGTTGAAATTTGGTCTTCCGCAGGGCTCTGTTAccgtccccgaggaggacgttttggctgatcctgCAGATGCGGCGAGGTTGTTACAGGAGGCTTTTGCCCTAACGGGTGTCGCCGGACCTGCTTCTGATGCAAATGCTTCCTTTCGGAGTCCCTGATctgagaacaagcaacaaaaaaAGACGACGCTCTTCTACGACTGTAACAGCCCACAGATgcgaaaccgcacctgcggataagGCGTCATAGaagcgaggccgcaggtgcggccttttgtccgcagaagcataCTTGGCTAAGCTTAgtgggaaccgcacctgcggtgggtATTTTTGCAAGTGCGGAGCCACATAAGCAGCTAATAGAGTGCGGATGCGAAAGGTCGATGGACAGTGTTGTTTTAGAAATGGGGGTTTGgcccattttcacttcatttcgtccatgggagccgattttggagcaattttggagtgccatcttcatttTATTATGGGGTATGTGATTtattcacattgtgagttaaatacatggtttacaTCTAGATTTAAGCATGagaattagtaaaaatttgggattttggtgaaaaacctagaaaattagtattttggatttttaccacgattttggaaatggaattaagaataaattatatatttgagttcgtaatgttatgggtaaagtttatctttgaatatTTTCCGAATTCGGGTAAGTGAGCCCGAGGgttaactttattgacttttagagcggagttgagaattgttataaattattaaattgtaagcatatttcagagcgaggtaagtctcatgtctaaccttgtgaggggaaaactacccctaggtgatatttattgttatgtgaaactagttgtgggtgctacgtacgcatgaggtgacgagagtccgtacgtagctaaagaaTGTTTATGTAcgagtagacttaggactttatcatataataattaaattatttgaatttgttctgctggcttaattaattaaaattgtaagtgaatttgatttagaaataaatacatGTATAATAGGCTGAGCCTCAACACTTTgggttgtgggcgagttatttgagaaacggtaaagattatattcgttcggtgctcatgtactgtattgtaaacacgtgtctggtaattcggtaacttccttcatttcttgtggagcgaatCGAACTCATCGGGAGCATAATAGATgaatctatggtttgtgtcgctcgacactcggcagtgtacacattattatggatcgggccaaacaacctcggcagaatcgtgcgttatattgctattagtccgaatattcacgagataaatcTTCCACTGATGCCCGGTATTTAAtggtattcattatttatttgatattgacacttggcattttctaagttattaaggtagaatacaagatcgagaaaattatactttaaaagaaatatttggaggactatgaaatttaaagatttaCCCACTATTGTTGTGAACTTCATATCTGTTATAAattgttatattattttattggacctttagtaagtatcgatgtcgacccttcgtcactacttctccggggttaggctagatacttactgggtaatcattgatttgcgtactcatgctgcacttatgTACTAAATGtgttgcactaaatgtgcaggatctgacaggttcattgggtgatcatcttggcgcgtaagcgtatctgttgaggagactttatgtgagctgcaattcagactacgcatcgcagtccacctagtctccatcgtactatttattttattttgtcttatttacattctggacagatgttgtattattaatgtactccttagaaaatactcatgtacttgtgtcaccgggttttgggggttcctacgggttgttcatgATTATAGTTCGTGTATATATTATCATTTACCATGTAAATTccatttcatactatttaattaatgaaaattatgatttcaaaatactaaaatgagtaattaagttgatcaatcactattggcttgcctgatggtggtgttaggctccatcatgacctttagtggattttgtgtcgtgacaacttggtattagagcataaggtttacttaggtctcacgagtcatgagcaagtctagtagagtcttgcggattggtacagagatgtctgtacttatcttcgagaggctacagggctgttatgagcacttcccttcttgatttcctcatcgtgcggtttgattccattgaggcttgtgcctttatttcctacctactcaatcttatgcgatgtgaagtacttgttatcaattgggcgtcAAGTAGTTGTATTGGTACTGGAGACGTGGTGTAGGAtatttttccctgcgtgttcgggcaggctattatcgtcaccttgcggaaggatgttcttttgttccagctcagtatctATACTTCCTATGGTTTCGAGACTGTGCATGgattattatgatattcatgcattgttatcgcacgatgttggtgtaatggtagggtacttgtttatgtgtcgaggtagtgaatgactcgaaaggggGATTTCTCAGTTCATGGTTTATAGGTTCGGCATCTAATCCCAGCAGAGGAAGGGCagtcggactatggatgttcaggcttgggttgatggctcgagaaagatgatcttctaggaggtttagagtcagtagcaattcattagttctggtgctacaggtatggatttgatttgaggcaacatttgggcagcaaagtatgatgaAGGACATGGCAAGAAGTGTTTCATGGTGGTTGAAGAACtaacaggtcaagtatgaaaagcagaagtCAAAAAGTTCCTTAAAGGATATGGTTTAACCAAAGTAaaagtggcagattagcatatgaattttGTGGCAGGATAGCCGTGTGCCTTGAAAAAGTTTAGAGTGGCTTGGGAATCGtaatggaaggtgatttggtctacgaattctatttgggatggtggctactgtatCGAGGAAGATTGGATATGGCAGAAAGGAATTTGCTTGAAAGGAAGATgagtgtgaaaacttgattatcgttgggatgcaacatgacttcgagtttggaatgtattgtcagactttcagttgatgtcaatagggaatgaacagacttgtacagctggtgggcgagcatgggcttatgagggtttactgatttcatagtagttgtacccagtgcagtgccgttggaagatgtcggcatagaatttcacaggtgggttatctcttgtgagcaggttagcggttgtgtgatgttgatgaagcttctgcgaagaatactacctgctacccggtaagaggtcaaatatgtgaatgtgactgatgattcagaatgttcatgaagagcttaacaaaagacttcaagaaatttggtgggttaacagtacgagatcatggtaattgacaaggaggaatcttggtgggctataggtttatgtaattgtagctttaagataagtgggggagccccaccgtctatgactAGCTCGCGTGGTTGTCTTCTTGGGTGGTTTCTAGTTATCGATacgttggtggattatttatgactaagaaaagaaaattgcAGGGGTAATTCGTGCAAGGAACttgataaatgtgtgctatactttGCCTTATTGATTcgtgtgcaggttttgggaagacttatagtttatgcttcttgtggatgtgatgtacaaggaaaagaatctAGTCGGTTGCTTCTTCAAGAGGGTGCTCATGTGCTAGTAGAgcattggagtttggttatattcgggatcaggtcagagtgggtgactctcaacaatagtcctagtgggttcaagaattataGTGTAGTGCCTAAGGATGTCGGGTCCGTtatgtggttaaggatcgagttatTGCAGTGGATTATAAAAGGGTCTCGGAGTATTCCATGTTATCATCAGGTCTGCGGTGCAGTAGTAGAGGAAAGGGAGAAAATGCTTCAAATtcacggaaggtcttgcagaatgggtgtaccagttggagatgctattgtgcctTGAGAAGGGTATaggatggttcatgggtattgagacgatgtggtcttgcGATacaggtcactcgggatgagtgcaaaTCAAGTtcgttatgttttgaatggagttattattatttctaaggcaagtccagagtaaattgaaagaagttgggccggttagtaatggttgaatcagcatgattgtggcaatgattagttccttcgGCATGTGAAtctatacatgtggtttgtggttgtacgtgtgggcttgacagccaccaaaacttgattgatttgggaggtatttggttcaaatggccttgttgtgtaaatggattccggaagagtcataGAGGTTTAGATCACAACttaaggtttgtattttctgcggtttggaaATTCAGTTgcatgttgcattggttcttctaaaaggagctaagtgaaaggtttctagccaacaaagtgattattctactggtagttcaggggttatcaTGAATTCATATATTCTCGCATAggagc
This sequence is a window from Nicotiana tomentosiformis chromosome 5, ASM39032v3, whole genome shotgun sequence. Protein-coding genes within it:
- the LOC104106682 gene encoding ethylene-responsive transcription factor ERF017-like, encoding MVKPTKSSDDISSSSSSSSLKYKGVRKRKWGKWVSEVRLPNSRERIWLGSYDTAEKAARAFDAAQFCLRGEAAKLNFPDNPPDILNGRSMSAAEIQMAAARFANSDPEPQESISGPTDSSGLSYSSLSSSSELLHAESPSTSISDGMVQPDGELTEMLLDSKFLDLFFSLGTANNEYDFGTFSEFSDLTGDHFLPALTDMDSEKENYDGCSLHGSFLWNF